The window GGAGCAGGCCGCACCGACGTTCAAACGCGGCTTCGGCTATCACCCGCTGTGCGCGTTCCTCGACCACGGCAGCGAAGGGACTGGGGAACCACTGGCGATCCATCTCCGCCCCGGCAACGCCGGCTCGAACACCGCGGCTGATCACATCACCGTCACCAAGGCCGCGCTCGCGCAGCTCCCACCAGCCCTGCTGGCCCGGAGCAGGCGGGGGTCGAAGAAGATTCTGATCCGCACCGACGGAGCCGGCGGCACCAAGGAATTTCTCCAGTGGATGACCAGGCGGCGGCTGGCCTACTCCGTCGGGTTCACTCTCCCCGCGCACACTCCTGACCTGCTGGAACATATCGATGAGGCGCAGGCGTGGACTCCGGCCTATGACACCGATACCGACGGGATCCGCGAGGGGGCGTGGGTGGCGGAGCTGACCGGACTGCTGGACCTGTCCGGGTGGCCTGCCGGGATGCGGGTGATCGTGCGGAAGGAACGCCCCCACCCCGGAGCGCAACTACGGATCACCGATCACGAAGGAATGCGCATCACCGCGTTCGCCACCAACACCCCGCGCGGCCAGCTACCCGTCCTCGAGCTGCGTCACCGCCGCCGCGCACGATGCGAAGACCGGATCCGCAACGCCAAGGACCTGGGCTTGATGAAGTTCCCGCTGCAGGGCTTCGCGCAGAACCAGATCTGGTGCCAGATCATCCAGCTCGCCTCCGAGCTCGTCGCCTGGATGCAGACCATAGCTCTGACCGGCCATGACGCGAGGAAGTGGGAACCCAAACGGCTCCGCGCACGCTTGTTCGAGATCCCCGCGACTCTCGTGCGCCGCTGCCGGCACAAGGTCCTCCATCTCGCCGAACACGCCCCCGAAGCCCGAACCGTCCTAACCGGCATGAACCGGCTCCGCACCGCCGTCGCACAGACCTGACCAGGCGGCTCCACCCGCCCCACCGACCAGCAGAATCCTCCTCTCGGGAGTGGAACCCGACCGCCCGCAACGGACACTGCGACGATCTGTCACACCCACATGCCAGAATCAGCAGCTGAACACCGGCAACGACGCCGAACGCCCCCGCCCACCAGCCCGATGAAACATCGAGGCTAGGTCAGAGTCCGACAAGCCCCGCAAGGCAGTTCGCAGAACCTCCAAGTCGACCTCGCGCCCGGTCCTCGCTTCGTCCACCAGGTTCCAGAACGTGGCTTCTTTCATGCACTCGCCCTCACATCCGCCAGGAAAGCTGCCCGGCGACCTCAATGACTCACGTCCACCGCAAACACAGTGAACCATCACAGGGATGCACCCGTGATGTTCCGTCCGGAACGCACCTCCAAGATCCGAACGGAGCATGCCTCGCAGCTGACCGCTGGAGGTCGCCGACGAGCGTGTCCGGAAGGTGGGTACCCCAACGGTTCAGTTTCCGCCTAGTACTTTACGGTTGCCAATAGGGTCCGGATTAGCACTTCTGCGACACATCTGTCGCCCTGGGTATACCCCAGAGTGACAGGCTGCTATGCGGGCGCTGCTGTAACTTCTGCGTTTACGTGGCGAGGTTCTGCTGATGCTCGGTGGCGGTCACCGCTCTCGCGGGCGCTGGCTTCGATGGTCGACGTTCCGTAAGCCGATCGACAACCGGCTCGGGGTCATTCGCCGGTTGTGTCGTCAAGTAGTTTGCGCACGGCATCGGCGGGGTCGGCCGGTGGTTCGACGGGCGCCCCAGCGGGATCATCGACCGCGCGTCGACCAGCGGCACGGTACTTACCTAGCCTACAGCTCGTAGAATGTTGGAGATCCGCTAATGCCGTGGGCGGCGCCGCCCGCGTCAGCATCAATATTGACTAGCAGGGTGGGTAGATCCAGGATCGCGCGACGGATAGCGCGATAGTCATCCTCCGGAACTACGACGTCACCGATAACCGTCGAAAAATCCTCTTCGTCATCCCCGCCGAGCAAGCTCTGGGGGGCTGCATTGGTGCCGAGTAGGTGCACGTAGCACCCATAGTCGATCTGGAGGACGTCGTACCGCTCGCCTGGGTTGTCCTTGCCGGACCACCCGCGCTTGATGATGTGCAGGATGCGGTCGTCCACAAGCTGTTGGATGAGCGGGTGGGGGGTCTGTTCCTGTTTGATGAGGAACGCGCGCGCCTTGCGTCCCGAGATGACGTCGCCCACGATGCGATCGAGCAAGGCCCGGGCGACGGGAACGCCGTTGAGTTGGGTGGCCTTGGTCGTGATGTAGAGCTGCGATGCGGCCTCGCGGACGTGGGCGACGGCGACCTTCGAGCCACCGGCACGGAGCCCGGCGCGGCCGACAATGCTAAGTGCATCACGGGGCACACCCTCGGCTGCACGAATGACCTCCTGAAACGAGGTGACTTGGGTGAACAGCGACCCGATGAGGTCGTCCTCTGACTCGGGGGGTTCCTCGCCCATACCGACTAGTGCGGTCGAGATGTGCCGGAACAGCAGTGCACGGAAGAACGATAGGGAGCGTCTGGCCTGTTCCTCGCGGTTGCGCGCGGGGAACACCACGAACTCGTCGAGGTCGAGCAGGGGGAACAATTCCGCGCCCACTTCTACCCCGATGTAGTCGCCACGGTCTCCGGCAATGCGCCACTCAGACCGGTGCGGGATGGCCGCAATGCGTACAGAAACCTTC is drawn from Brachybacterium muris and contains these coding sequences:
- a CDS encoding IS1380 family transposase, coding for MSHPTLFFYPRPRVDVAEVPALAHAGAVLLTDTIHATGLAASLREALDSWTKPLAEHHGSKVLLDLALTLAIGGEHASDADLLRCEPDLFGDVASAPTISRMLTTLAEDAPAVIEAISNARRAARERAWALAGEHSPAAGASAKSPLVIDLDATLINVHSEKEQAAPTFKRGFGYHPLCAFLDHGSEGTGEPLAIHLRPGNAGSNTAADHITVTKAALAQLPPALLARSRRGSKKILIRTDGAGGTKEFLQWMTRRRLAYSVGFTLPAHTPDLLEHIDEAQAWTPAYDTDTDGIREGAWVAELTGLLDLSGWPAGMRVIVRKERPHPGAQLRITDHEGMRITAFATNTPRGQLPVLELRHRRRARCEDRIRNAKDLGLMKFPLQGFAQNQIWCQIIQLASELVAWMQTIALTGHDARKWEPKRLRARLFEIPATLVRRCRHKVLHLAEHAPEARTVLTGMNRLRTAVAQT